TTTTCTCAGCTTCTGTATAGTCACTTATTAACAGCATATTTGACTTAAGGTTATATcaattcctttgtttcttgaaCTTGCTCATCTTTTGACTTCACATGTAACAGGGAAATGCCATTAACTCCTTCAAGTTGAATAGCACGAAAAATTACCCTCTTGTATATGGAAAGGATGCTTCAATACAGTGTGGCGAGGCTGAAGCTAAGTAAGTTCCGTTTCTATCTAGCCATTTATCCTTGGCGCTGGTCACGACTTTTTCAGCGCAAAGTGGAACATAATATCTAACTAATATATTCCATTGTAGGCGTTGTTATGGAGGCTGTCTAGACAGAAGGCTAGTTGAAGGAAAAATTGTACTTTGTGATGACACTTTTAGCAGCAGCAACCTCGCTGAAGTTAAAAGGGCTGGCAGCGTTGGATCAATTTTCCGTTCAGGTGAAATCTATgatgtttcttttgtttttccttctgCTGCATCAACTTTGAGCCCTCAACAGTTTGATCTGGTCGAAAGCTACATCAACTCCACAAAGTTAGTCACGAGCTATCCATAATCTTGTATATTGGGTTGTACCAAGTACCATTTTAACTTtcattgcattgcatttggtATCCTCATTTGTATACAGAGTACCTCAAGCATACATATATCCAAGCGAGAATATAACAGACTCAAGTGCTCCGGTAGTTGCATCATTCTCATCCAGAGGGCCAAACACTATTTTCCCGGATATTCTGAAGGTAGGTATTCTAGCCCACATTTGGCAGCGCCTTTTGCTATTGTTAGTTCATAAAAACTTTTACATGCTTACCAATTACCATGAGGCTGCTTGATTATACAGCCGGACATAAGTGCACCAGGAGTTCATATTCTGGCTGCTTATTCTCCTGCTGCATCCCCATCAGAAATCTCTCATCAGGATGCAAGATCTGTAGAATACAACATACTATCTGGAACGTCCATGGCATGTCCTCACGCAGCAGGTGCAGCTGCTTATGTGAAATCATTAAACCCTCATTGGTCTCCTTCAGCAATCAAATCTGCTCTTATGACCACTGGTAACAGTCGCACGATTGCTACATATTTATGTTTCCTTTTATCTTCTTTATCCTTTAGAAACTCGTGCTGTTTTTCGGTTGTTCTTGATGACATATTTTATGAATGATGAAAAATTCTATTTGCTCCTAGCTTGGCAGCTGAATGCAACAAATGCTAGTCATGGAGATGCGGAGTTTTCTTACGGAGCAGGACATCTTGACCCAGTAAAAGCGGCAGATCCCGGACTCGTGTACGAGATATTAAGATCAGATTACATCAAATTGCTCTGTGGCTTGAAACTTGATCCAAAAGCATTGGCACAAATATTTGCTGATAATACCTCATGCACTAATGTGGTTCCGACACAACCCAAGGATCTtaattacccaacaattactGCAAAAGTCGAAAATGGCGAGAGATTTACAGCTACATTTTCAAGAACGGTCACAAATGTTGGTCTTCCCAATTCAACATACAGAGCCACAATCACTAGCAGGCCTTCTCAGGTGAATATTTCTGTGGAGCCTAACATCCTATCATTCACGACGGTGAACGAGAAAAGATCATTTGTTGTGACGGTCACCGGTGGAAGAGCGACACCGCCGTTGATATCTGCTTCACTTGTGTGGTTTGATGGTTTGCATAGTGTCCGAAGTCCAATCATTATATACACATAATTTGTATAATGTCATTAATTTCACCGAATCAAGCAAATTATTTGATTAGCGTGCCAGCAGGAAGTATTATCTGTCCTTATATTTATGATTCATTAATTAGATTTATAATCCGAGCTATGTGGCTCTTTGAATTCATTAATTAGATTCATTAACatgtattttaaaattttcagaaattcaACCGATGATCAGTAATtcaataatatattttttatatccATTTCGAACCGTTTTACCAAATATTAAAATTGGATATATTTCGATTTTACCAAATGCcccatttttcaatttttccgAAATTCGAACACCCCTAACCGCTACTAATTGAATGTGTGCGTGCATCTTACTACTTGGCAGTCAGAATTTTATCTTGAAGGAATACCGCTTCGTTTTTGGACCAATGGAAGGTGTACCCATTTACTCCCATTGACAAATTAAGTTTGtagaattgatttttttttttccaattttggtagGCAAATGAATATAGACAATTTTTGGAGAACCTACTACAGGTTGCCTACTTCTGGCTCTGTTTGGATGGGagtgttttttaaaaataagtttttcaaatataataaaaatttgtaaaaagtactctaaaaattaatttaaattttttaaaaaattttaaaaatttctcaaaatgtaTTCTAAAAAATCTTCTAgtcttaaatatcccaaaatattttctaaaaatatcccaaaatatactctaaaaactcggttatagcaaaatttttcaaaaacaccccgaAAAACAGCTAATCCCTGTTTGCCAAATAATACTTGACACTTAATTCCTGAAAAGTATCCAATAATCTCGCATATTACTCGattaaattagtaacttttttTCAGCCgatttctttttaattttttgttctaTAGTACTTTGAATATGAGggctatttttgtgattctttattttcttctcgttttcatttttatttgatGGTGGAAGGCCTTCTTTATTCACTTCATATCTTGCTGTGCAAAAGAAAATTGATAATAGACAAGTTAGTTTAAGTCATTAAATAATCTTCTAGTATTAGAGACCGATAAAATATGGCAGTGTAAAAAAGCTACCTTAAATGGATGCAAcgcatttttttttaagttttttttagCAAAGGAAGATTGAAATTTAAGAAACGAGGAAGAGTACGGGGATTAGAATCTAAATCCTCTAGGTTCTGAGACCTCAACTAAATGTCACGCATTCGTGTATATTCTTCCATAACAGTACttccataaaataaaattaataggGGATCTTTCTGTTTATGCCACAATAAGCCTTGAAATGTATCTGGTTCACCTGCAAAGATGTTAAAGAGAAAGATTTCATTTTCCTACGTACTTAATTACCAAACTATATATATCACAACTTTAAGAAGGAGACAAGTACATGCATGCCTATATAAACAAAGATTGTGccagtcaaaaaaaaaacttgattcATAGCCAGGGGACTAAAGAATGGATAGACTCCGCTCTCATGCTATTTGCTACATTGTTATTTTatgggtaaaaaacaaaaaagaccCTGCGATAAACCTAATACACAAAAAAGTCACTCgtgatttcaaaatatacaacacgacaccTCGTATtatgaactaaattgtaaaggtgacggaatccgttaaacttaacggaaatggacgaaatgacaaaaattccctgatataattaagcaaaagacagctcaaaaaaatcatttgttttattctctagatagagagaattgagggttaagaGGTAGAATaagtatatttgttaaaaattaggtataaaattttttttttaggttccaataagtcatttccctGTGATATTTGTTTTATTAATTCCCTTTTTCCTCTgtggctctctctctctctctctctgaaaAAAGATATCTAGGGAAGTCCTTAATCAGAAGCTACAATAGGAGTTTTAATGGATTTGCAGCATATCTCACAAACCAAGAGCAATAAAAGCTGGCAGGTAAGTGAAATGTggtcattttcttttcttcatgcATTATACCTCCGTTAGATTCTATTTGGTCAGTGACAGATGAGTATTTAGTATTTACTACTACTTATGTTTCCTTACAATGTAGCTCGTGACGATGTTGTTTCCGTATTCCCAAGTAAACTTCTTCAAGTCCAAACAACTGCATCCTGGGACTTCACGGGTTTTTCGCAAAATGTCCATCGAAATCTCAAAATCGAAAGTGACATAATTATAGGAGTTCTTGACACAGGAATTTGGCCAGAATAAAAAAGTTTTAACGACCATGGTTTTGGCCCAGTACCCAAAAAATGGAAGGCGGAAGCAATTTCACTGCAACAAGtaacttctttttctttggaATATTTTTTGTGGAGTAACACAATAATTCAATGTTCATTGAACTACATACTCACTTTACAGTAAAATCGTGGGAGCACGAACCTAGGTCTCAGAAGATGATTCTGCAAGAGATACAGAAGGACATGGAACTCATACTGCCTCGACGGCAGCTGGGAACGAAGTGAAGAATGCGAGTTTCTATGGAATAGCACAACGTACTGCAAGAGGAGGTGTTCCAGCTGCAAGGATTGCCGTATACAAAGTATGTTACAAAATCGGATGTGCATATGAAGATATAATGGCTGGTTTTGATGATGCTATAGCTGATGGAGTTGATATCTCATTACTGTGTCTCTTGGATCGAAATCTCCACTTG
This portion of the Coffea eugenioides isolate CCC68of chromosome 11, Ceug_1.0, whole genome shotgun sequence genome encodes:
- the LOC113752657 gene encoding subtilisin-like protease SBT4.13 produces the protein MDALRISCIFFALFVISLSGSGGTTAATDEERKSKQVYIVYLGALPEGDHSPSARHLSMLQEVVDSSYTGKSLIRSYNRSFNGFAANLTNQEREKLAGRDAVALIFPSKTLQLQTTASWDFLRFPRNVGRNLDIESDIIIGVIDSGIWPESKSFSDHGFGPIPKKWKGVCKGGKNFTCNNKIVGARYYVRGDDSARDLDGHGSHTASTAAGNEVENASFYGIAQGIARGGVPSARISAYKVCSDTGCTDEDILAGFDDAIADGVDIITVSLGLQSPVGLQYDSIAIGSFHGIGKGVLTVQSAGNDGSLTGRVVSTAPWLFTVAASTTNRKLVSKIALGNGAEIFGNAINSFKLNSTKNYPLVYGKDASIQCGEAEAKRCYGGCLDRRLVEGKIVLCDDTFSSSNLAEVKRAGSVGSIFRSGEIYDVSFVFPSAASTLSPQQFDLVESYINSTKVPQAYIYPSENITDSSAPVVASFSSRGPNTIFPDILKPDISAPGVHILAAYSPAASPSEISHQDARSVEYNILSGTSMACPHAAGAAAYVKSLNPHWSPSAIKSALMTTAWQLNATNASHGDAEFSYGAGHLDPVKAADPGLVYEILRSDYIKLLCGLKLDPKALAQIFADNTSCTNVVPTQPKDLNYPTITAKVENGERFTATFSRTVTNVGLPNSTYRATITSRPSQVNISVEPNILSFTTVNEKRSFVVTVTGGRATPPLISASLVWFDGLHSVRSPIIIYT